A stretch of Kwoniella dendrophila CBS 6074 chromosome 2, complete sequence DNA encodes these proteins:
- a CDS encoding COP9 signalosome complex subunit 5, producing the protein MGDIARKTFELNNNVQSVDPTAAIFQWPREEEKALEDQAPWSKDPHYFHTVKISAVALIKMVTHARSGGAYEIMGVMYGRVRDGVFWIMDAAALPVQGTETRVNAGNEAMEYMVSFQESSREAGKGELLRGWYHSHPGYGCWLSGIDVNTQLNNQKFNDPYLAVVIDPNRTVSAGKVEIGAFRTYPEGYKPPSSGTSQYQSIPMDKIEDFGVHADAYYPLKVEVYKTKLDEHLLDLLWNKYWVATLSSSLLTSNREYSTSQVKDLNAKLQVASSNLGSSTSNLKLKSTPAGQSTGKGKTTGKEYAGVEEEDTALAKATQDSSRITTEAQNGMVAQLLKDKLFNTPLNGPLDPNVARAAVQGRQ; encoded by the exons ATGGGAGATATAGCAAGGAAGACTTTCGAGCTAAACAATAATGTCCAG TCTGTCGATCCGACCGCTGCTATCTTTCAATGGCCAAGGGAGGAAGAGAAGGCTTTAGAAGATCAAGCACCATGGTCAAAGGA CCCTCACTACTTCCATACGGTCAAAATCTCCGCCGTAGCactgatcaagatg GTCACTCATGCTCGATCTGGAGGAGCTTACGAGATTATGGGAGTAATGTATGGTAGAGTGAGAGATGGTGTTTTCTGGATCATGGATGCAGCAGCTTTACCTGTTCAAGGTACGGAAACTAGAGTTAATGCGGGAAATGAG GCAATGGAATACATGGTCAGCTTTCAAGAATCTTCTCGAGAAGCTGGAAAAGGAGAATTACTCAGGGGATGGTATCATTC ACATCCCGGCTACGGCTGCTGGCTTTCCGGTATCGACGTAAATACTCAGCTtaataatcaaaaattcAATGATCCTTATCTTGCTGTAGTC ATCGATCCCAACAGAACTGTTTCTGCTGGTAAAGTAGAGATAGGAGCATTCAGAACTTATCCTGAG GGTtataaaccaccttcttccgGTACATCTCAATACCAGTCAATACCTATGGATAAAATAGAAGACTTCGGGGTACATGCAGACGCATACTATCCTCTGAAAGTCGAAGTTTATAAGACAAAGCTGGACGAGCATTTACTTGATCTCTTGTGGAACAAATATTGGGTGGCTACTCTGAGTTCAAGTTTATTGACTTCA AACCGAGAATACTCCACATCGCAAGTCAAAGATCTCAACGCAAAATTACAGGTTGCATCCTCCAACCTTGGTAGCTCAACTTCCAATCTCAAGCTAAAATCAACTCCCGCTGGACAAAGTACCGGTAAGGGCAAAACTACTGGGAAGGAATACGCAGGTGTAGAAGAGGAGGATACAGCTCTCGCCAAAGCCACACAGGACAG TTCGCGTATCACAACTGAAGCTCAAAACGGTATGGTGGCTCAATTGCTCAAAGACAAATTGTTCAATACTCCTCTCAACGGACCGTTAGATCCTAATGTAGCTAGAGCAGCTGTTCAAGGTAGACAATAA